The segment GCGATCGGGTCGGCGCGGTCGCGGCTGACGATCTGGCTCCCGGCCGGTGGAGGATAGGCGCCACCGAGCTGGGAATCATATTGGCCACCGGCTGGTGGCAGGGTGACGCCCTGGGCCAGCACGGGGCCGGCGAGCAGGAGCGTCAACAGACTGGCTGAGACCCTATGCAGGATCGAAGCCCTCGAAGACGATCTGGTCGACATGGGGTTTTGCTGTGTCGGCTTCGGCCTGGGTGCGGATGGTCCAGGCGGTGACTGGCTTGCCCAGGGCGCGCCAGAAGAGAATGGCGGGAAGTTCGAGGGCTTCCTGGTGGCAGGATATGAAATCGAACTGGGTCTCGTGCCAGTGCAGCAGGTGGCGGAGTGTGTAGCGCTGTTCGTCGCTTAGCGTGCTGTCCCAGTCCTTGCGGTCATAGTCATAGGTGATGATGCCGCGGGGGCCGGTGAAACCGAACTGGCGGATGGCGGTCAGGAGTTTTGGATCGAAGGACTCGATGGTAACCGGGCCGTCATAGCTTTTGAGCAGTTCGGCGACGGAGCGGGCGAGCAGCTGCGTGCCATGGGCATCGCGCTGGGCCTTGAGTTCGATCTGCAACAGGGCGCGACCGGCGATCTGGGCGAGGAAGTCGCCGAACTTCTGCGGACGGTCGTTGGCGGCGCTGTCGAGCAGGGTAGCGGCCAGGATGTCAGCCGACTGGACGTCGGCAACAAGGCCGTCCTTGCCGAGCAGGCGCTTCATGTCATCGTCGTGGAAAATGACCGGGACGCCATCAGCGGTGAGCTGGACGTCGCATTCGATGGCGAAGCCGCCGGCGATGGCGGCTTCGAAGGCGCTGGCGCTGTTCTCGATCACGCCCTTGGCGCGGTCATGCAGGCCACGATGGGCGATCGGATCGGGAAACAGGGTCATGATGTGCCTCGTAAGTGCTGAGGCGCCCCATCTGGCACCGTTATGTGACGATCGTGTTGCAGTAGTTTTTAGTGGTCGCGCTCTCAAACCGCAAAACCGGCGGCCTTTTTTGCTGAGAGCGCTCCGGAGTGACTTAGACTTCCACCACGGCTTCGATCTCGACCGCTGCGCCGAAGGGCAGGGAGGCGACACCGAAGGCGGCGCGGGCGTGCTTGCCCTTGTCGCCCAGAATGCCAACCAGCAGGTTGGAGCAGCCATTGGCCACTAGGTGCTGTTCGGTGAAATCGGGGGTAGAGGCCACAAGGACGGTAACCTTGACGATACGCTTGATCTCTTCGAGCGGCACGCCGCCCATGTGGACGACCTGCGACAGGACGTTGATGGCGGCGAGTTCGGCAGCATTGCCACCCTGGACGACATTCATGTTGTCGCCGAGCAGGCCGGTCACCACGCCATTGGCGTCAGCGGAAATCTGGCCCGAAACGTAGATCAGGTTGCCGGTACGGACGACCGGCACATAGCTGGCGACCGGGGCCTTGGGGGCGGGCAGTTCGTAGCCATATTCGCGGAGCTTTTCGATCGGACTGGTCA is part of the uncultured Devosia sp. genome and harbors:
- a CDS encoding glycerophosphodiester phosphodiesterase family protein, with the translated sequence MTLFPDPIAHRGLHDRAKGVIENSASAFEAAIAGGFAIECDVQLTADGVPVIFHDDDMKRLLGKDGLVADVQSADILAATLLDSAANDRPQKFGDFLAQIAGRALLQIELKAQRDAHGTQLLARSVAELLKSYDGPVTIESFDPKLLTAIRQFGFTGPRGIITYDYDRKDWDSTLSDEQRYTLRHLLHWHETQFDFISCHQEALELPAILFWRALGKPVTAWTIRTQAEADTAKPHVDQIVFEGFDPA
- a CDS encoding RidA family protein, producing MTSPIEKLREYGYELPAPKAPVASYVPVVRTGNLIYVSGQISADANGVVTGLLGDNMNVVQGGNAAELAAINVLSQVVHMGGVPLEEIKRIVKVTVLVASTPDFTEQHLVANGCSNLLVGILGDKGKHARAAFGVASLPFGAAVEIEAVVEV